One window from the genome of Montipora foliosa isolate CH-2021 chromosome 5, ASM3666993v2, whole genome shotgun sequence encodes:
- the LOC138003648 gene encoding battenin-like, with the protein MEDVGDILTNPPDSPSEEKVKTKTILAFGTIGFLVDMFFYVNLSAGQDILQGTAIPTSYVLLSATGPACLSSIFYPYVFQKIPVAVASCAILALSVGGMLTISILLEPRMKLLGVCLVSFGYGTLDSVFYPLSALYGKATVDSFPIGNGLATFLAPLSYLGLTMLLCFSPEVSNLVIAILWILFPIAYLAMDDLSSRIHEKLHPTSFIEVPYKRIESNTSDELPSKLSCVEMSWLVWKTQASFLALFSSNFSKQLLVNSVATTLAFTNTSLAPRNQYLFYMLALGTGDFFGRSYIGLFSLCGIENKLKIRKTWILAFANVSLLIFMVFVAWFRLFSYFYAVCAVVLVNSFLAGAVCINSFHNAGEGLAAPKVRFCRGLLIGALWSANTTVSLIGINTEVLLRRHCLGFLPEVVCYTRSLNGWNPSEYCVT; encoded by the exons ATGGAAGACGTTGGAGACATATTAACAAATCCTCCGGACAGTCCTAGCGAGGAGAAGGTCAAAACGAAGACTATTTTGGCTTTCGGTACCATTGGATTCCTTGTGGATATGTTCTTCTACGTTAACTTATCTGCCGGTCAAGACATCTTACAAGGCACTGCTATTCCGACATCCTATGTTTTGTTATCTGCCACTGGCCCAGCGTGTCTGTCAtctattttctacccatatgtGTTTCAAAAGATTCCAGTGGCGGTGGCTTCTTGCGCTATTTTGGCTCTTTCTGTAGGTGGAATGCTGACAATATCGATTCTGCTAGAGCCGAGGATGAAGTTGCTTGGAGTGTGCTTAGTTTCTTTCGGATATGGCACTTTGGATAGCGTGTTTTACCCTCTATCGGCTTTGTATGGCAAAGCTACGGTCGACAGCTTCCCCATTGGGAATGGATTAGCAACTTTTTTGGCTCCTTTGTCTTATCTAG gCCTTACCATGTTGCTATGTTTCTCACCAGAAGTTTCAAATCTCGTCATTGCAATTTTATGGATTTTATTTCCAATTGCCTATTTAGCAATGGATGATCTGAGCAGCAGAATTCATGAAAAACTCCACCCGACATCATTCATAGAGGTTCCTTATAAACGAATTGAATCTAACACCAGCGACGAACTCCCATCCAAACTCTCATGCGTCGAAATGTCATGGCTAGTGTGGAAAACACAAGCATCGTTCCTTGCCCTATTCTCTAGTAACTTCAGCAAACAGTTACTTGTGAATAGTGTAGCAACGACGTTGGCTTTTACCAACACATCCCTGGCACCCAGgaatcaatatttattttatatgttAGCGCTGGGTACTGGTGACTTCTTTGGGAGATCCTACATTGGCCTATTTTCTTTGTGTGGAATAGAAAACAAACTTAAGATCCGGAAAACATGGATTCTGGCATTCGCAAACGTTTCTCTACTTATATTTATGGTATTTGTCGCTTGGTTTCggcttttttcttatttttatgcTGTTTGTGCTGTTGTTCTGGTCAACTCGTTTTTGGCTGGGGCTGTCTGTATCAACAGTTTTCACAATGCTGGTGAAGGTCTTGCAGCGCCAAAGGTGAGGTTTTGTCGTGGGCTGTTGATAGGGGCGTTATGGTCTGCAAATACAACCGTTTCTCTCATTGGTATAAATACTGAAGTTCTACTACGGCGGCATTGTCTCGGTTTCTTACCAGAGGTGGTTTGTTATACAAGATCATTAAACGGGTGGAATCCATCGGAATATTGTGTAACATAG